A segment of the Streptomyces sp. L2 genome:
TCTTCTCCACCCAGGACCACGCGGCCGCCGCCATCGCCGTCGGCCCGAACGGCACCCCGGACAACCCGCAGGGCATCCCGGTCTTCGCCTGGAAGGGCGAAACCCTGGAGGAGTACTGGTGGTGCACGGAGCAGGCGCTGACCTGGCCCGACAGCGCCACCGGCGGCCCGAACATGATCCTGGACGACGGCGGTGACGCCACCCTCCTCGTCCACCAGGGCGTCGAGTACGAGAAGGCCGGCGAGGTCCCCTCCGTGGACACCGCCGAGTCCGACGAGCACCGCGTCATCCTCCAGCTCCTCCACCGCACCCTGGGCGAGAACCCCCAGAAATGGACCCAGCTGTCCTCCGAGATCCGTGGGGTGACGGAGGAGACGACGACGGGTGTGCACCGCCTGTACGAGATGCAGCGTGACGGCGTCCTGCTGTTCCCGGCGATCAATGTCAACGACTCGGTGACGAAGTCGAAGTTCGACAACAAGTACGGCTGCCGGCACTCCCTGGTGGACGGCATCAACCGTGCGACGGACGTCCTGATCGGCGGCAAGACGGCCGTGGTGTGCGGGTACGGCGATGTCGGCAAGGGCTGTGCGGAGTCGCTGCGGGGTCAGGGCGCCCGGGTGATCATCACGGAGATCGACCCGATCTGCGCGCTGCAGGCGGCGATGGACGGCTACCAGGTGACCACGCTGGACGAGGTCGTGGAGACGGCCGACATCTTCGTGACCACGACGGGCAACAAGGACATCATCCTGGCGTCGGACATGGCGCGGATGAAGCACCAGGCGATCGTGGGCAACATCGGTCACTTCGACAACGAGATCGACATGGCCGGCCTGGCGAAGATCGACGGGATCGTGAAGGACGAGGTCAAGCCGCAGGTCCACACGTGGACGTTCCCGGACGGCAAGGTGCTCATCGTGCTGTCGGAGGGGCGTCTGCTGAACCTGGGCAACGCGACCGGTCATCCGTCGTTCGTGATGTCGAACTCGTTCGCGGACCAGACGCTGGCGCAGATCGAGCTGTTCACCAAGCCCGACGAGTACCCGATCGGTGTGTACGTGCTGCCCAAGCACCTGGACGAGAAGGTCGCCCGGCTCCACCTGGACGCACTCGGCGTCAAGCTGACCCGGCTCCGCCCGGAGCAGGCGTCGTACATCGGCGTCGAGGTCGACGGCCCCTACAAGGCGGACCACTACCGCTACTGAGCAGCCGTTCCGAGACAGGCCCCCGCACCCCCGTGCCGGGGGCCTGTCCCGTTGGCCGGACCGACAGCCCCGTCAGAACCCAGGACCCCCATGCCCCGCGGCCGCTATTCGCTCTACGATCCGCACGATCACACCCCCTTCGCAGAAGAGCACTTCCAGTGCGCCCCCGGCCCGTCCGGCTGGCGCTACGTCTCGAAGCTGACCACTCCCGCGGGCGACCACCGCGGCTCCGTCGACCTCGCCCTCGACGACCTCGGCCGCCCCATCCGCCTCGAACTGCACGCGGGAGGCTGGCAGGTCCGAGGCGCCGCCCTCGACGGCGTCACCTGGGTCCGCACCGACCCCACCGGCACGGATGCCACGGAAGGCAATGTGCGCGCCCACGCCTTCACCGGCACCTCCCCCGCGTTCCTCGTCGCCACCGCCCGTCTTCTGCGCCTCACCTCCTCCTCCGCCGCGACCCGCGTCCGCCTCGTCGCCTTCACGGACCCCGTCCTCGCCCCCCGCACCGTGGACCAGTCCTGGGCTCTGGTGGACAGCGAAGCACACGCCACTGACAACGCCCCCCTGACCGTGGATGAATACCAGGTCACAGCCCTGGACACGGGCGAACGGCACACCGTCCACATCGCCGGGGACGTGGTCCTGTCGGCTCCCGGAATCGAGCTGGAGGACCTCGAGTCACCACCGTCGGGACTCACCTGAGCCCAGGCGACCCGCCTGCCCGCAGGTCGCCGGGCCGCACCCGCCTACGCCGGCGGCACGAACCCGGTCGCCGGGCGCCCGGACACCGACTCGTCAGGCGCCGCCGACTCGGCCCCGGCCATCGGGAGAGGAGAGGGGGCCGGCTGGTGCTCTGTGGGCGCCGGTTGCACCGGCGGCGCTTGCGGCACCTGGGGCATTTGCGGCGCGTAGGCAGGGGGCTGCGCGGGATGAGGGGGCTGCGCGGGATGGACAGGAACCGCCGGAGCCATCCCCGCGACGGCCGGGCCCACGCCCGTGCCGAACGTCCGCCGGACCTCACGGGCCTGCCGCTCCTGCACGACGGCCGCGAGGAAGGCGGCGGGATGCTCACCCTGCGGCACCTGGGCACCGGTGCGTGCCGCGAGATCCGCGGCGAACCGCTGGGCCATGCCCCACGCCACCTGCGGATCCAGCTGCCCCATCCGTGTCAGGTACTGCCGGACGGCCAGCCACAACCCGTCCGGCACCGCCGACAGGTCCAGTTGGGAGTAGCGCCCGGCGAGCCACGGCGGGGGAGGAGGAACGAACGCCGCCGGCCCGACGGGAATCCGCTCACGCACCACCAGGGTGCCGGCGAAGACGTCCCCCAGCCGGCGCCCGCGCGCCGACACCAAGGAGGCGATGGAGGCCACGACGCCGAACGTCATGACGATCTCCACCATGCCGATCGCACCCCGCACCAGCGCATGACGGAAGCGGATCGGCCCGCCGTCGTCCCGCACCACGCGCAGGCCACAGGCCACCTTTCCCAGCGAGCGCCCATGGCTGAGCGTCTCCACGGCGATGGGCCCGCCCACCAGGACCAGCAGGAAGGCGGCGATCGACACCGCGATCTGGGCGGCGTCGTCCAGGGACGCGGTGGCCGCCAACAGGCCCACACTCACGGCGATGTACGCGAGCACGGTCACGATCAGATCGAGCAGGATCGCCAACGCCCTGCTCGGAAACTGGGCAGGCCTCAGTTCGAGCGCCACCGCCTCGCCCGTCACCAGCTCGCTCACGCCCGCCCGCCCTTCCCCTGGTATGCCCCGAGAACCGCAAGTCTGCCAAGCTGAGGGCGCACCGCGCGCCGGTGCGACAAGCTGACAGCACCACAAGCATCCACGACGAGCAGTCGAAGACAGCCGAGGAGCAGGCAGACCCCATGGACCTGGACGTCTTCGTCTCCGCACACCGAGCCGAATGGGACCGCCTGGACGCCCTGCTCCAGCGGCAGCGCCGGCTCAACGGCGCGGAAGCCGACGAACTCGTCACCCTGTACCAGCGCACCGCGACCCACCTGTCCCTCGTCCAGTCCAGCGCGCCCGACCCGCAGCTCACCGGGCGGCTCAGCCAACTCGTGGCCCGCGCGCGGAGCGCCGTCACCGGCACCCGGCGCGCCTCATGGCGCGACGTGACGCGCTT
Coding sequences within it:
- a CDS encoding RDD family protein → MSELVTGEAVALELRPAQFPSRALAILLDLIVTVLAYIAVSVGLLAATASLDDAAQIAVSIAAFLLVLVGGPIAVETLSHGRSLGKVACGLRVVRDDGGPIRFRHALVRGAIGMVEIVMTFGVVASIASLVSARGRRLGDVFAGTLVVRERIPVGPAAFVPPPPPWLAGRYSQLDLSAVPDGLWLAVRQYLTRMGQLDPQVAWGMAQRFAADLAARTGAQVPQGEHPAAFLAAVVQERQAREVRRTFGTGVGPAVAGMAPAVPVHPAQPPHPAQPPAYAPQMPQVPQAPPVQPAPTEHQPAPSPLPMAGAESAAPDESVSGRPATGFVPPA
- the ahcY gene encoding adenosylhomocysteinase, with the protein product MTTVDSRQDFKVADLSLAAFGRKEITLAEHEMPGLMAIRKEYAEAQPLAGARITGSLHMTVQTAVLIETLVALGARVRWASCNIFSTQDHAAAAIAVGPNGTPDNPQGIPVFAWKGETLEEYWWCTEQALTWPDSATGGPNMILDDGGDATLLVHQGVEYEKAGEVPSVDTAESDEHRVILQLLHRTLGENPQKWTQLSSEIRGVTEETTTGVHRLYEMQRDGVLLFPAINVNDSVTKSKFDNKYGCRHSLVDGINRATDVLIGGKTAVVCGYGDVGKGCAESLRGQGARVIITEIDPICALQAAMDGYQVTTLDEVVETADIFVTTTGNKDIILASDMARMKHQAIVGNIGHFDNEIDMAGLAKIDGIVKDEVKPQVHTWTFPDGKVLIVLSEGRLLNLGNATGHPSFVMSNSFADQTLAQIELFTKPDEYPIGVYVLPKHLDEKVARLHLDALGVKLTRLRPEQASYIGVEVDGPYKADHYRY